A window of the Gasterosteus aculeatus chromosome 21, fGasAcu3.hap1.1, whole genome shotgun sequence genome harbors these coding sequences:
- the rbm33a gene encoding RNA-binding protein 33 isoform X4, with protein sequence MSANAQNFGFEEYDKPGAERSRRRRGEDDDLESDLEEDLLEADWLTVKKNPSEVSDEELNDDLLQSDEEDVNMSGQDISLNATYHLGAAFGQQDNLQEAEYTDDAVNLGAEGCEEGDVEAEGYQHVGEEEYTHEYSHGDNTEMPDDQMDYTGEPAEGDEGYQDEVLDIQINETLDGEFQDDEYQTYDERLGERGVQREGIPEERVEGGGAEQQQQHEEEEEEEEEDAAESSRVFDTEEVENEAMLEDETKEESDEEDEEDEGSGRIRFKSERKDGAVVRLADAGSNRRSIPETLELSEKAKQDLMQFEEQERQKRQNRYGGRGMRGGMRGGRGRGGFPPFGMVDFRGGNRGRMIDHRLMGNMGMQPSRMPLPHQQQLHSQQHHPSRPRGPPPFQDHGRPLAQQPLQPLIPPHLAHRSPPLRPQMEPPPRMMGSPPPNFPPQQQHHHHHQQQQPPPQSKNIHINPHFRGPTSSSVQVPLMPPAQSQPRPAVGPQRFPGPGDFQQHMAPNFGQPQRPPHHMEPFRSQPPQGPQEREPLFMGERPESTRFPGQHMFDHQSPGPPMNSSHNLHHHHHPHPHHPPQQQQQPPPQQQQLPGQGHMGFAQPGPGFNQPGQGQLGLFSREPPRPNLPPHQGHQGMVGLNQQGGPPNQPRPFMGPRQPFGQQGNLFPPPQVQFGMQGLMHGPPVSQLPHHDSLASHQPMHQQQQHHRQELTHHQQQHLNVNESRPMMHHGQNPFHQQAHGSPRQMTPRLQNPQQRNMSNRLRMNTPISKQMQQRNSNLRELPVAPGNATMNSARPAANIRPVAKATQGMRPGQNTQPVPDGGRGRGQANAKMESQLGGAGRTVVCKEIPSSLSSQAPQDPKEDEETRQYRLKIEEQKRLREEILKRKEMRRQMQAGVRKKELLDRRNTPSQGPSPSHIQPSQPQQHQVPLQQPQQHQLQLQQQQHQLQQHQQLPLRTQQSLTQSLKNPNQATAIPPNGGPQISAPRPNVKARLQMVKGGGQQQPPPGPGPDQQWKPPPQNQQQQLQQRRNSAVQNVIRPAAQIQSNQVPQKIIPVTPSAGPGQAPARTPGPKPGAKRTVMQRAKSFEGQQVPQKVRVVKLSGAGGNGTVAAGEPPQPQGTRSATPLGQPAQRKVTMAAGQQQQQQQGPAGTPQAGRGIGGNPQQNRVVVPGRGRGRGAVPIGRGRPMATRQRQRGAASERCTVSIEGLSSSTTDLQLQNLLRSIGPIEMFKMMPQQRKAVATFSSPQHAESFQMSFHRHMIDLSHIDVALIDG encoded by the exons ATGTCAGCCAACGCGCAGA ATTTTGGCTTTGAAGAATATGACAAACCCGGTGCTGAGCGCTCacgcaggaggagaggggaagatGACGATCTAGAGAG TGATTTGGAAGAGGATTTGTTGGAGGCAGATTGGCTTACAGttaaaaag AATCCTTCAGAAGTGTCGGATGAGGAGCTGAATGATGACCTTCTACAAAGTGATGAGGAAGATGTAAATATGAG tgGTCAGGATATTAGCCTCAATGCCACATACCACTTGGGCGCAGCCTTTGGCCAGCAGGACAACTTGCAGGAAGCAGAATACACAGATGACGCTGTGAACCTGGGTGCAGAGGGCTGTGAAGAGGGGGATGTAGAGGCGGAGGGGTACCAGCATGTGGGGGAAGAAGAGTACACACACGAATACAGCCATGGCGACAACACCGAGATGCCCGACGACCAAATGGATTACACCGGAGAGCCGGCTGAGGGGGACGAGGGCTACCAGGATGAAGTGTTAGACATCCAAATCAATGAGACCTTGGATGGTGAATTTCAA GATGATGAATATCAAACCTATGATGAGCGTCTGGGTGAACGTGGAGTCCAACGGGAGGGGATCCCAGAGGAGCgggtggagggaggtggagcagagcagcagcagcagcatgaagaggaggaggaggaagaggaggaagacgcagCCGAAAGCTCTCGGGTCTTTGACACAGAGGAG GTCGAAAATGAAGCCATGCTTGAAGATGAAACAAAGGAGGAATcggatgaggaggacgaggaagatgaAGGGTCTGGTCGCATACGGTTTAAATCTGAGAGAAAGGACGGCGCTGTTGTGCGGTTGGCCGATGCAGGCAGCAACAGGAGGAGTATCCCTGAAACGTTAG AACTGTCAGAGAAGGCGAAGCAGGACTTGATGCAGTTTGAGGAACAAGAACGGCAGAAGAGACAAAACCGGTACGGAGGCCGAGGCATGCGGGGAGGCATGCGGGGaggccgaggaagaggaggcttcCCACCTTTTGGAATGGTCGACTTTAGAGGAGGAAACCGAGGAAGAATGATTGACCACAGGCTGATGGGAAACATGGGCATGCAG CCGTCCCGAATGCCTCTTCCTCATCAGCAGCAACTGCACTCCCAGCAGCACCACCCTTCACGACCGAGAGGACCTCCTCCCTTCCAGGACCACGGGCGGCCGCTGGCCCAGCAGCCCCTTCAGCCCCTCATCCCCCCGCACCTGGCACACCGCTCCCCTCCGCTACGGCCCCAGATGGAGCCTCCGCCGCGAATGATGGGCTCCCCACCACCCAACttccccccccagcagcagcaccaccaccaccaccagcagcagcagcctcctccacAGTCCAAAAATATCCACATTAACCCCCATTTCAGAGGGCCCACGTCATCCTCTGTACAAG TGCCCTTGATGCCTCCTGCTCAGAGCCAGCCCAGACCTGCTGTGGGTCCTCAGAGGTTCCCT GGACCGGGAGACTTCCAGCAGCACATGGCCCCAAATTTTGGTCAGCCCCAGCGGCCCCCTCATCACATGGAGCCCTTCAGGAGCCAGCCACCTCAAGGACCCCAAGAGAGAGAGCCGCTCTTTATGGGAG AACGCCCAGAGTCAACACGCTTTCCGGGGCAGCACATGTTTGATCACCAGAGCCCCGGCCCGCCGATGAATAGCAGCCAcaacctccaccaccaccaccacccccacccccaccaccccccgcagcagcagcagcagccgccgccgcagcagcagcagcttcctggCCAGGGCCACATGGGTTTCGCCCAACCAGGACCGGGCTTCAACCAGCCCGGGCAGGGTCAGCTGGGACTCTTTTCGAGAGAACCCCCAAGACCCAACCTCCCTCCCCACCAAGGTCATCAGGGCATGGTGGGCTTGAATCAACAAGGTGGTCCCCCCAACCAGCCCAGGCCCTTCATGGGCCCCCGTCAGCCGTTTGGCCAGCAGGGGAACCTCTTCCCCCCTCCACAAGTCCAGTTTGGGATGCAG gGCTTAATGCACGGCCCTCCTGTCTCCCAGCTTCCGCATCACGACTCCTTGGCATCCCATCAGCCcatgcaccagcagcagcaacatcacaggcAGGAGTTGACccatcatcagcagcaacaTCTTAATGTCAACGAGTCTCGCCCCATGATGCACCATGGCCAGAATCCTTTCCATCAGCAGGCGCATGGCAGCCCGAGGCAGATGACTCCCCGCCTTCAGAACCCCCAACAACGCAACATGTCCAACAGGCTGAGGATG aACACGCCCATTTCCAAGCAAATGCAGCAGCGCAACAGCAACCTCCGGGAACTCCCCGTAGCACCCGGCAACGCAACCATGAACAGTGCCCGCCCCGCCGCCAACATTAGACCTGTTGCCAAGGCAACACAGGGGATGCGTCCCGGGCAGAACACTCAGCCGGTGCCTGACGGCGGCAGAGGAAGAGGCCAAGCTAACGCCAAGATGGAATCGCAGCTCGGAGGCGCGGGCAGGACGGTAGTTTGCAAGGAGATCCCGAGCTCGCTGTCCAGCCAAGCACCGCAG GACccgaaggaggacgaggagacgcGGCAGTACCGTCTCAAGATCGAGGAGCAGAAGCGTCTGAGAGAAGAGATCCTTAAGCGGAAGGAGATGCGACGGCAGATGCAGGCCGGCGTCAGAAAGAAGGAACTGCTGGACAGGCGCAACACTCCCAGCCAGGGCCCGTCTCCTTCACACATTCAACCCTCGCAACCGCAGCAGCATCAAGTACCACTACAACAACCGCAGCAGcatcaactacaactacaacagcagcagcatcaactaCAACAGCATCAACAGTTGCCTCTGAGGACACAGCAATCATTGACTCAATCATTAAAGAATCCCAATCAAGCCACCGCCATCCCTCCCAATGGCGGCCCTCAGATCTCCGCACCACGTCCCAATGTCAAGGCCCGCCTGCAGATGGTGAAAGGCGGCGGCCAGCAGCAACCACCCCCCGGGCCCGGTCCAGACCAGCAGTGGAAGCCGCCTCcacaaaatcagcagcagcagctgcagcagcgaaggAACAGTGCCGTGCAGAACGTAATCAGGCCTGCCGCTCAGATCCAGTCCAATCAGGTCCCTCAGAAGATCATACCCGTGACTCCCTCCGCGGGACCTGGCCAGGCTCCGGCTCGGACTCCTGGACCGAAACCCGGGGCTAAGAGAACTGTGATGCAGCGGGCCAAGAGTTTCGAAGGCCAGCAGGTGCCACAAAAAGTCAGAGTGGTCAAACTCTCCGGAGCG GGTGGAAACGGTACAGTGGCAGCTGGAGAGCCCCCGCAGCCACAAGGCACCAGGTCGGCGACCCCGCTCGGCCAGCCCGCGCAGAGGAAGGTCACGATGGCGgcggggcagcagcagcagcagcaacaaggaCCAGCCGGTACCCCGCAGGCAGGCCGAGGGATTGGGGGTAACCCGCAGCAAAACAGG GTTGTGGTGCCGGGCCGGggccgagggaggggggctgttcCGATTGGTCGAGGCCGCCCGATGGCCACCAGACAGCGCCAAAGAGGAGCGGCGAGCGAGCGCTGCACTGTGTCCATCGAGGGCCTCTCGTCATCCACAACTGACCTCCAACTGCAGAACCTTCTCCGGTCCATCGGCCCCATAGAG ATGTTCAAAATGATGCCGCAGCAGAGGAAAGCAGTCGCCACGTTTTCCAGTCCCCAGCATGCAGAAAGTTTTCAAATGAGCTTCCATAG GCACATGATTGATTTGTCCCACATTGATGTGGCGCTGATTGACGGATGA
- the rbm33a gene encoding RNA-binding protein 33 isoform X7, producing the protein MSANAQNFGFEEYDKPGAERSRRRRGEDDDLESDLEEDLLEADWLTVKKNPSEVSDEELNDDLLQSDEEDVNMSGQDISLNATYHLGAAFGQQDNLQEAEYTDDAVNLGAEGCEEGDVEAEGYQHVGEEEYTHEYSHGDNTEMPDDQMDYTGEPAEGDEGYQDEVLDIQINETLDGEFQDDEYQTYDERLGERGVQREGIPEERVEGGGAEQQQQHEEEEEEEEEDAAESSRVFDTEEVENEAMLEDETKEESDEEDEEDEGSGRIRFKSERKDGAVVRLADAGSNRRSIPETLELSEKAKQDLMQFEEQERQKRQNRYGGRGMRGGMRGGRGRGGFPPFGMVDFRGGNRGRMIDHRLMGNMGMQQPSRMPLPHQQQLHSQQHHPSRPRGPPPFQDHGRPLAQQPLQPLIPPHLAHRSPPLRPQMEPPPRMMGSPPPNFPPQQQHHHHHQQQQPPPQSKNIHINPHFRGPTSSSVQVPLMPPAQSQPRPAVGPQRFPGPGDFQQHMAPNFGQPQRPPHHMEPFRSQPPQGPQEREPLFMGERPESTRFPGQHMFDHQSPGPPMNSSHNLHHHHHPHPHHPPQQQQQPPPQQQQLPGQGHMGFAQPGPGFNQPGQGQLGLFSREPPRPNLPPHQGHQGMVGLNQQGGPPNQPRPFMGPRQPFGQQGNLFPPPQVQFGMQVRLRGLMHGPPVSQLPHHDSLASHQPMHQQQQHHRQELTHHQQQHLNVNESRPMMHHGQNPFHQQAHGSPRQMTPRLQNPQQRNMSNRLRMNTPISKQMQQRNSNLRELPVAPGNATMNSARPAANIRPVAKATQGMRPGQNTQPVPDGGRGRGQANAKMESQLGGAGRTVVCKEIPSSLSSQAPQDPKEDEETRQYRLKIEEQKRLREEILKRKEMRRQMQAGVRKKELLDRRNTPSQGPSPSHIQPSQPQQHQVPLQQPQQHQLQLQQQQHQLQQHQQLPLRTQQSLTQSLKNPNQATAIPPNGGPQISAPRPNVKARLQMVKGGGQQQPPPGPGPDQQWKPPPQNQQQQLQQRRNSAVQNVIRPAAQIQSNQVPQKIIPVTPSAGPGQAPARTPGPKPGAKRTVMQRAKSFEGQQVPQKVRVVKLSGAGGNGTVAAGEPPQPQGTRSATPLGQPAQRKVTMAAGQQQQQQQGPAGTPQAGRGIGGNPQQNRMFKMMPQQRKAVATFSSPQHAESFQMSFHRHMIDLSHIDVALIDG; encoded by the exons ATGTCAGCCAACGCGCAGA ATTTTGGCTTTGAAGAATATGACAAACCCGGTGCTGAGCGCTCacgcaggaggagaggggaagatGACGATCTAGAGAG TGATTTGGAAGAGGATTTGTTGGAGGCAGATTGGCTTACAGttaaaaag AATCCTTCAGAAGTGTCGGATGAGGAGCTGAATGATGACCTTCTACAAAGTGATGAGGAAGATGTAAATATGAG tgGTCAGGATATTAGCCTCAATGCCACATACCACTTGGGCGCAGCCTTTGGCCAGCAGGACAACTTGCAGGAAGCAGAATACACAGATGACGCTGTGAACCTGGGTGCAGAGGGCTGTGAAGAGGGGGATGTAGAGGCGGAGGGGTACCAGCATGTGGGGGAAGAAGAGTACACACACGAATACAGCCATGGCGACAACACCGAGATGCCCGACGACCAAATGGATTACACCGGAGAGCCGGCTGAGGGGGACGAGGGCTACCAGGATGAAGTGTTAGACATCCAAATCAATGAGACCTTGGATGGTGAATTTCAA GATGATGAATATCAAACCTATGATGAGCGTCTGGGTGAACGTGGAGTCCAACGGGAGGGGATCCCAGAGGAGCgggtggagggaggtggagcagagcagcagcagcagcatgaagaggaggaggaggaagaggaggaagacgcagCCGAAAGCTCTCGGGTCTTTGACACAGAGGAG GTCGAAAATGAAGCCATGCTTGAAGATGAAACAAAGGAGGAATcggatgaggaggacgaggaagatgaAGGGTCTGGTCGCATACGGTTTAAATCTGAGAGAAAGGACGGCGCTGTTGTGCGGTTGGCCGATGCAGGCAGCAACAGGAGGAGTATCCCTGAAACGTTAG AACTGTCAGAGAAGGCGAAGCAGGACTTGATGCAGTTTGAGGAACAAGAACGGCAGAAGAGACAAAACCGGTACGGAGGCCGAGGCATGCGGGGAGGCATGCGGGGaggccgaggaagaggaggcttcCCACCTTTTGGAATGGTCGACTTTAGAGGAGGAAACCGAGGAAGAATGATTGACCACAGGCTGATGGGAAACATGGGCATGCAG CAGCCGTCCCGAATGCCTCTTCCTCATCAGCAGCAACTGCACTCCCAGCAGCACCACCCTTCACGACCGAGAGGACCTCCTCCCTTCCAGGACCACGGGCGGCCGCTGGCCCAGCAGCCCCTTCAGCCCCTCATCCCCCCGCACCTGGCACACCGCTCCCCTCCGCTACGGCCCCAGATGGAGCCTCCGCCGCGAATGATGGGCTCCCCACCACCCAACttccccccccagcagcagcaccaccaccaccaccagcagcagcagcctcctccacAGTCCAAAAATATCCACATTAACCCCCATTTCAGAGGGCCCACGTCATCCTCTGTACAAG TGCCCTTGATGCCTCCTGCTCAGAGCCAGCCCAGACCTGCTGTGGGTCCTCAGAGGTTCCCT GGACCGGGAGACTTCCAGCAGCACATGGCCCCAAATTTTGGTCAGCCCCAGCGGCCCCCTCATCACATGGAGCCCTTCAGGAGCCAGCCACCTCAAGGACCCCAAGAGAGAGAGCCGCTCTTTATGGGAG AACGCCCAGAGTCAACACGCTTTCCGGGGCAGCACATGTTTGATCACCAGAGCCCCGGCCCGCCGATGAATAGCAGCCAcaacctccaccaccaccaccacccccacccccaccaccccccgcagcagcagcagcagccgccgccgcagcagcagcagcttcctggCCAGGGCCACATGGGTTTCGCCCAACCAGGACCGGGCTTCAACCAGCCCGGGCAGGGTCAGCTGGGACTCTTTTCGAGAGAACCCCCAAGACCCAACCTCCCTCCCCACCAAGGTCATCAGGGCATGGTGGGCTTGAATCAACAAGGTGGTCCCCCCAACCAGCCCAGGCCCTTCATGGGCCCCCGTCAGCCGTTTGGCCAGCAGGGGAACCTCTTCCCCCCTCCACAAGTCCAGTTTGGGATGCAGGTACGACTAAGA gGCTTAATGCACGGCCCTCCTGTCTCCCAGCTTCCGCATCACGACTCCTTGGCATCCCATCAGCCcatgcaccagcagcagcaacatcacaggcAGGAGTTGACccatcatcagcagcaacaTCTTAATGTCAACGAGTCTCGCCCCATGATGCACCATGGCCAGAATCCTTTCCATCAGCAGGCGCATGGCAGCCCGAGGCAGATGACTCCCCGCCTTCAGAACCCCCAACAACGCAACATGTCCAACAGGCTGAGGATG aACACGCCCATTTCCAAGCAAATGCAGCAGCGCAACAGCAACCTCCGGGAACTCCCCGTAGCACCCGGCAACGCAACCATGAACAGTGCCCGCCCCGCCGCCAACATTAGACCTGTTGCCAAGGCAACACAGGGGATGCGTCCCGGGCAGAACACTCAGCCGGTGCCTGACGGCGGCAGAGGAAGAGGCCAAGCTAACGCCAAGATGGAATCGCAGCTCGGAGGCGCGGGCAGGACGGTAGTTTGCAAGGAGATCCCGAGCTCGCTGTCCAGCCAAGCACCGCAG GACccgaaggaggacgaggagacgcGGCAGTACCGTCTCAAGATCGAGGAGCAGAAGCGTCTGAGAGAAGAGATCCTTAAGCGGAAGGAGATGCGACGGCAGATGCAGGCCGGCGTCAGAAAGAAGGAACTGCTGGACAGGCGCAACACTCCCAGCCAGGGCCCGTCTCCTTCACACATTCAACCCTCGCAACCGCAGCAGCATCAAGTACCACTACAACAACCGCAGCAGcatcaactacaactacaacagcagcagcatcaactaCAACAGCATCAACAGTTGCCTCTGAGGACACAGCAATCATTGACTCAATCATTAAAGAATCCCAATCAAGCCACCGCCATCCCTCCCAATGGCGGCCCTCAGATCTCCGCACCACGTCCCAATGTCAAGGCCCGCCTGCAGATGGTGAAAGGCGGCGGCCAGCAGCAACCACCCCCCGGGCCCGGTCCAGACCAGCAGTGGAAGCCGCCTCcacaaaatcagcagcagcagctgcagcagcgaaggAACAGTGCCGTGCAGAACGTAATCAGGCCTGCCGCTCAGATCCAGTCCAATCAGGTCCCTCAGAAGATCATACCCGTGACTCCCTCCGCGGGACCTGGCCAGGCTCCGGCTCGGACTCCTGGACCGAAACCCGGGGCTAAGAGAACTGTGATGCAGCGGGCCAAGAGTTTCGAAGGCCAGCAGGTGCCACAAAAAGTCAGAGTGGTCAAACTCTCCGGAGCG GGTGGAAACGGTACAGTGGCAGCTGGAGAGCCCCCGCAGCCACAAGGCACCAGGTCGGCGACCCCGCTCGGCCAGCCCGCGCAGAGGAAGGTCACGATGGCGgcggggcagcagcagcagcagcaacaaggaCCAGCCGGTACCCCGCAGGCAGGCCGAGGGATTGGGGGTAACCCGCAGCAAAACAGG ATGTTCAAAATGATGCCGCAGCAGAGGAAAGCAGTCGCCACGTTTTCCAGTCCCCAGCATGCAGAAAGTTTTCAAATGAGCTTCCATAG GCACATGATTGATTTGTCCCACATTGATGTGGCGCTGATTGACGGATGA